The following coding sequences lie in one Streptococcus suis genomic window:
- a CDS encoding energy-coupling factor transporter ATPase (with CbiNQ forms the ABC transporter for cobalt import; Staphylococcus has two adjacent copies of this gene), with the protein MMNIIEVKNLKYKYNQEDEQYTLNDVSFHVKQGEWLSIIGHNGSGKSTTVRLIDGLLEAESGDIYIDGDALTIDNVWDKRRLIGMVFQNPDNQFVGATVEDDVAFGLENQGIPLEEMRSRVDEALELVGMTDFKTREPARLSGGQKQRVAIAGVVALRPKIIILDEATSMLDPEGRLDLIKIVREIKERHGMTVISITHDLDEVALSDRVIVMKNGQVESISTPNELFMREDLVDLDLDRPFTTELASSLRQTGLDLPLRYFTEEELEETLWELISKK; encoded by the coding sequence ATGATGAATATTATTGAAGTAAAAAATTTAAAATATAAATACAACCAAGAGGATGAGCAATATACTCTAAATGATGTCTCGTTTCACGTGAAACAGGGAGAATGGTTGTCTATTATTGGACATAATGGTTCGGGTAAATCAACAACAGTTCGTTTGATTGATGGTTTGTTGGAAGCTGAATCCGGTGATATTTATATTGACGGTGATGCCTTAACCATTGATAATGTATGGGATAAGCGACGCTTGATTGGTATGGTTTTTCAAAATCCAGATAACCAATTTGTAGGCGCTACAGTTGAAGATGATGTTGCATTTGGTTTAGAGAATCAGGGAATCCCTTTGGAGGAGATGCGTAGTCGAGTTGACGAAGCTTTGGAATTGGTTGGAATGACTGATTTCAAAACACGTGAGCCTGCTCGTTTATCTGGTGGTCAGAAGCAGAGGGTGGCGATTGCTGGAGTGGTTGCCTTACGTCCAAAAATTATTATTTTGGATGAGGCTACGTCTATGTTGGATCCAGAAGGTCGTCTCGACTTGATTAAGATTGTCCGTGAAATTAAGGAGCGTCATGGTATGACGGTTATCTCTATAACACATGATTTGGATGAGGTTGCATTGAGTGATCGAGTTATCGTGATGAAAAATGGACAGGTTGAATCAATTAGCACTCCAAATGAATTATTTATGCGAGAAGATTTGGTAGATTTAGACTTGGATAGACCGTTTACGACAGAACTGGCTTCATCTTTGCGCCAAACTGGACTCGATTTACCGCTCCGCTATTTTACAGAGGAAGAATTAGAGGAAACTTTATGGGAATTGATCTCCAAGAAGTAA